The sequence TTTGCTCCAGCAGCTCACGCACCTCTGCGGCGCTGTGAGTATCCGCCCACTGACGGATCGCCTGCATCGACATGTCCGCCTTGGCCACTTCACCGCGATCGATCAGCACCTTGCCGATGCTGCGATAGGCGTGGCCGTTCTTGCCGCCGTAGCCGAAGAACACCAGCGGCTGGCCGTTGCCGTAGTCGACATAGCCGCTGCCCTGGACTTCCATCATGAAGTTGTCCATCAGCGAGTTGGTGTAAGCGATGATATAGCGATCGTCGAGCGCGCCGGAATAGATGCCCGCGCGATCCGGCAAGCGGCCCCTGCCCTTCGGCGGCATGCGGTACAGCGGATAGCGGAACTCGCCCTGTTGGGTATAGCGCGCCTGCACCACCGGCGTGTAGTAGCCGGTAAACTGCACGTTGCCGTAATTGTCGACGCCTTCCATCTGGTAAGCGCTGAGGCCGTACTGGCTCAGCATGCGCGTGTCAGCGCCGGACGCCATCCAATTTTGTACCGCCTGATAGGTGCCGTTGTTGCGGTTGAACAGCGAAGGCGACGCGTACTTGATCTCCATCAGCTGATCCGAATAATCCTTGGCGTTGACCGGCGAACCTTTGGCGTTGGGCTGATTGACCAGCTCCAGCGACTGATCCAGACGGCCGTCTTTATATTGCTGACCCCGATCGGTCGGCTTGGACGAACAGCCCGCCAACACCGCCACCATCAACCCGCCCAGCAGGTATTTGCCCCAACGTCCTTTCATCGCGCACACTCTCAAACTGATATGATCTACCGGCTGAACGATAACAAACGCTCATTGATAAAGGAATCGCTGCAAATAAAAAAAGCCGCACGGAGGATGGTGATGAAAAAGAAGGCAAATTGCGGGCAAATTCAGCAGAAAAACGGGTTTAGGCCAATAAAATGCAAAAAGGGTTTGCAACAAAACGCATGGAGAGTATAGTGCGCATCCATCGGACGCGGGGTGGAGCAGCCTGGTAGCTCGTCGGGCTCATAACCCGAAGGTCGTCGGTTCAAATCCGGCCCCCGCAACCAACCGATGCCGCAGCGGCGGTATTTTGCGTTTGGTTTCGATAACAAAGTATTACACGGACGCGGGGTGGAGCAGCCTGGTAGCTCGTCGGGCTCATAACCCGAAGGTCGTCGGTTCAAATCCGGCCCCCGCAACCAACCGAATGTCGTACCAGCGGCATAACATGCACGGTGGTTCGTAGTAATACAGCACCAAGACGGACGCGGGGTGGAGCAGCCTGGTAGCTCGTCGGGCTCATAACCCGAAGGTCGTCGGTTCAAATCCGGCCCCCGCAACCAACTCTTGATGACAACAGACAAGCACCCTGACGGGTGTTTTTTTGTATCTGCAATCCGCGAAACTAGCCGGACTCGCGCCCGGCCCTGCTTCTATCGGCTCGCCAGCGCGCCGCCGTTGGCGAAATAAGCCTTGATGCCCGCCAGAATCGACTCCGCCACCTGCTGCTGGAAATGGCTGGTGCGCAGCTTGCGCTCCTCTTCGATATTGCTGATAAACGCCGTCTCCACCAAGATCGACGGGATATCCGGCGCCTTTAACACCGCAAAACCGGCCTGATCGACGCGATTCTTGTGCAGCCGGTTGATTTTCCCCATCCGATTCAACACTTCCTTGCCGAACTTCAGGCTGTCGTTGATGGTCGCGGTCTGGATCAGATCGAACATGGTGTGGTCGAGATAACGGTCGCCGCTCTTGCTGACGCCGCCGATTTGGTCCGAGGCGTTCTGCGTCTGCGCCAGGAACTTGGCCGCCGAGCTGGTGGCGCCCTTGGTGGACAGCGCGAACACCGACGAACCGCGCGCGGCGCGGCTGGTGAAGGCGTCGGCGTGAATCGAAACGAACAAATCCGCGCGCTGCTTGCGCGCCTTGGCGACGCGCACCTTGAGCGGGATAAACACGTCTTCGTTGCGCGTCATGAACACTTTCATGTTCGGCTCGCGCTTGATCATGGCGCTCAGCTTGCGGGCAATCTGCAACACAATGTCTTTCTCGCGCGTCTTGTACTTGCCGATAGCGCCGGGATCTTCGCCGCCGTGGCCGGGATCCAGCATGATGACGATCGGCCGATCGCGCCCCGCCTTGCCGGCCTGCGGCGCTTCCGGCGGCAGCGTGCGCTCCAGATCGCCCTTGTTGTAATCTTCCAGTAACGCCAGCAGCGGATCATACTCCTCGCCGCCGCTGCTGCCCTTGGTCGGATAGAGATCCATCACCAGACGGTTGCGATACTCCGGCACCGGCGCCAGCGTGAAAATATGCGGGCTGACGCTCTGCTTGAGCTCCAGCACCAGCCGCACGGTATTCTGATCGAACTGGCCGACGCGCGCCTGCTTGAGATACGGATCGTCGGCGCGCACCTGCCCGGCGATGCCTTTCAGCACGCTGTTGAGGTGGACGCCTTCGATATCCACCACCACGCGATCGGGATTGGTCAGGGCAAACTGCTTGTATTTCAGCTCGACGTTGGATTCCAGCGTGACGCGGGTATAGGTGGAGGATGGCCAGACGCGCACGGCGATCACGTGCGATGACGCGGCGAAGCCCGTGCGACTCACACTCAGCAACCAGCTGGCGGCAACGCCCTGTAATAAACGACGGCGGCCCAGATTGTGATTAGAGTTTGGCATGCGGCTCCGGCAGTAATAGCTGTTTACAACAGATGAAAAAAACATCAATAAAATGGGGATGCCGAAAACTTTAACCAATCATTCCAGCCCTGTCATCAGAAAATCTTTTTATGGTTTTTCAATTTATTAACGATTTAGCGCCCTTAGCGCACTCTTCATGATGATTTCTCGCTTGCCATCGGCGCCATAAAAGAATAAAAATACAAAAATACCGTATAAATATGCAAAAGAGGTTTGTCGTGAAGGAACGTAGTACAGAGCTGGTGCAAGGATTCCGTCACTCAGTCCCCTATATCAACGCCCACCGCGGCAAAACGTTTGTCATCATGCTCGGCGGGGAAGCCATCGAACACGAGAATTTCTCCAACATCGTCAATGATATCGGGCTGCTGCATAGTCTGGGCATTCGCCTGGTGGTGGTTTACGGCGCGCGGCCGCAGATCGACGCTAACCTGGCGCAGCATAACTTTGAGCCGATCTACCACAAGCACACCCGCGTGACCGACGCCCATACGCTCGAACTGGTCAAGCAAGCTGCCGGTTTGTTGCAGCTCGACATCACCGCCCGGCTGTCGATGAGCCTCAACAATACGCCGCTGCAGGGCGCGCATATCAACGTGGTCAGCGGCAACTTCATCATCGCGCAACCGCTGGGCATCGATGACGGTATCGACTACTGTCACAGCGGCCGCATTCGCCGCATCGATGAAGACGCGATCCACCGCCAGCTCGACAGCAACGCCATCGTGCTGATCGGCCCGGTCGCGGTTTCCGTTACCGGCGAGAGCTTCAACCTGACCTCGGAAGAAGTGGCCACCCAGCTGGCAATAAAGCTGAAAGCGGAAAAAATGATCGGCTTCTGCTCCTCGCAGGGCGTGACCGACGCGGAGGGTAACATCCTTTCCGAGCTGTTCCCCAACGACGCGCAAAAGCGCCTTGAAGAGCTGGAAGAAGGCGGCGATTACCATTCCGGCACCGTGCGCTTCCTGCGCGGCGCGGTGAAAGGCTGCCGCAGCGGCGTGCGCCGCAGCCACCTGATCAGCTATCAAGAGGACGGTGCGCTGGTGCAGGAACTGTTCTCGCGCGACGGCATCGGCACCCAAATCGTGATGGAGAGCGCCGAACAGGTGCGCCGGGCGACGATCAACGACATCGGCGGCATCCTGGAGCTGATTCGGCCACTCGAGCAGCAGGGTATTCTGGTGCGCCGTTCGCGTGAACAGCTGGAGATGGAAATCGACAAGTTCACCATTATCGAACGCGACAACCTGACCATCGCCTGCGCGGCGCTGTACCCGTTCTTGGAGGAAAAAATCGGTGAGATGGCCTGTGTCGCGGTGCATCCCGATTACCGCAGCTCATCACGCGGCGAGATGCTGCTGCAGCGGGTGGAAAATCAGGCGCGGCAGATGGGGCTGAAGAAGCTGTTCGTGCTGACCACCCGCAGCATCCACTGGTTCCAGGAGCGTGGCTTTACCCCGGCGGAGGTCGATGTGCTGCCGATGCAGAAACAGGCGTTGTACAACTACCAACGCCGCTCCAAAATTCTGCTGGCGGATCTGTAATCCCTGCGGGCGCGGCCGTTGCCGCGCCCCTCAGCGCTTATTCCGTCGCCTGCAGCCGTTCAGCCAATCCGCTGCGGCGCTGGGTCGGCGTGCGAATGGCCCGCAGCAGCACCGCCTCCGTAGCGTACAGCGAAAGCAGCTTACGCGCGCGAGTGATCGCGGTATAGACCAGCTCACGCGTCAGCACCGGCAGGAAGTGATTCGGCAACACCAGAACCGTATGGTCAAACTCCGATCCCTGAGATTTGTGCACCGTCATCGCATAAGCGGTTTCATGCGCCGGCAAACGGCTTGGCTGTACCGACTTGATGCTGCCGTCGGGCAGTTGGAAATGCACGCGCAGATCGCCGTGCTCATCCGGCAGCGTAATGCCGATATCCCCATTGAACAGCCCCAGCGCGCTGTCGTTGCGGCCAATCATCACCGGCCGCCCCCGGTACCAGCGGCCGAGCACGCCCGGCTTGCGGTCAATTAAACCGGCGCGCTGCAGCCCGAGCTCAATGCGCTCGTTCAGGCCGGCGACGCCGAACGGCCCTTCACGCAGCGCGCACAGCACCTGGAAACGGCCAAAGGCCGCCAGCACCGTCGCCGCGTCCGCCCCTTCTGCGGTCAGCCGCAAATAGTCGCGGTAGCCCGCCACGCAGGCATCCAACAGCGCCTGATACTCTTCGCTCGTCGCCAGCGCATAGCCCGCAACATCACCGAAACTGCCGTTTAATGCCGCCAGCGCGCGATCCCCCGCTCCGGCGTTAACCGCCAACGCCAGCTGACCGATGCCGGAACGGGCGTCGAAGCGATAGCTC comes from Serratia sarumanii and encodes:
- the argA gene encoding amino-acid N-acetyltransferase, with the protein product MQKRFVVKERSTELVQGFRHSVPYINAHRGKTFVIMLGGEAIEHENFSNIVNDIGLLHSLGIRLVVVYGARPQIDANLAQHNFEPIYHKHTRVTDAHTLELVKQAAGLLQLDITARLSMSLNNTPLQGAHINVVSGNFIIAQPLGIDDGIDYCHSGRIRRIDEDAIHRQLDSNAIVLIGPVAVSVTGESFNLTSEEVATQLAIKLKAEKMIGFCSSQGVTDAEGNILSELFPNDAQKRLEELEEGGDYHSGTVRFLRGAVKGCRSGVRRSHLISYQEDGALVQELFSRDGIGTQIVMESAEQVRRATINDIGGILELIRPLEQQGILVRRSREQLEMEIDKFTIIERDNLTIACAALYPFLEEKIGEMACVAVHPDYRSSSRGEMLLQRVENQARQMGLKKLFVLTTRSIHWFQERGFTPAEVDVLPMQKQALYNYQRRSKILLADL
- the mltA gene encoding murein transglycosylase A, giving the protein MKGRWGKYLLGGLMVAVLAGCSSKPTDRGQQYKDGRLDQSLELVNQPNAKGSPVNAKDYSDQLMEIKYASPSLFNRNNGTYQAVQNWMASGADTRMLSQYGLSAYQMEGVDNYGNVQFTGYYTPVVQARYTQQGEFRYPLYRMPPKGRGRLPDRAGIYSGALDDRYIIAYTNSLMDNFMMEVQGSGYVDYGNGQPLVFFGYGGKNGHAYRSIGKVLIDRGEVAKADMSMQAIRQWADTHSAAEVRELLEQNPSFVFFRPEAFAPVRGASAVPLIAKASVASDRSLIPAGTTLLAEVPLLDNKGKFTGKYEMRLMVALDVGGAIKGQHFDMYQGIGPEAGHSAGYYNHYGRVWVLKNNGGGQLFSANQSNGGGSLLATR
- the amiC gene encoding N-acetylmuramoyl-L-alanine amidase AmiC — its product is MPNSNHNLGRRRLLQGVAASWLLSVSRTGFAASSHVIAVRVWPSSTYTRVTLESNVELKYKQFALTNPDRVVVDIEGVHLNSVLKGIAGQVRADDPYLKQARVGQFDQNTVRLVLELKQSVSPHIFTLAPVPEYRNRLVMDLYPTKGSSGGEEYDPLLALLEDYNKGDLERTLPPEAPQAGKAGRDRPIVIMLDPGHGGEDPGAIGKYKTREKDIVLQIARKLSAMIKREPNMKVFMTRNEDVFIPLKVRVAKARKQRADLFVSIHADAFTSRAARGSSVFALSTKGATSSAAKFLAQTQNASDQIGGVSKSGDRYLDHTMFDLIQTATINDSLKFGKEVLNRMGKINRLHKNRVDQAGFAVLKAPDIPSILVETAFISNIEEERKLRTSHFQQQVAESILAGIKAYFANGGALASR